One genomic region from Anthonomus grandis grandis chromosome 1, icAntGran1.3, whole genome shotgun sequence encodes:
- the LOC126743213 gene encoding uncharacterized protein LOC126743213 isoform X2 produces the protein MGKRKDGKSKVYYSRRKSRKHKKSYYLTNTKNTFRTSATESMPIHNTSEEEIEVERQRTSPDTITDYVIEGRRIVDIQKLFKEIQNLSRHPPFNCTIADMNILTENRKGLKSSILLKCKMCNLEKYLNLFTQDESETSMDINAAAALATISTGIGFTAAEEFMAILDVPFMSPNTYQQHHEFVGEKIRETAWKAMEEAAQEESLLAKELGEVDQYNRPCITVVADGAWSKRSYNVNYDAASGVRTGKLLFLGIRNKYCSFCAYASAKNMEVIPDHTCYKNWSNTSTSMESDIIVEGFRKSIDMYNIIYKRLVGDGDSSVYKKLIEARPYGSLHVEKIECRNHLLRNFCSKLREISSKKRSNSTNNPVSPYLRKHILNNIRRMRTAVAMAVTQRNKEDKSFSIKIENLTKDLKNIPSHVFGEHLNCTAIGYFRCEKKFGEKNYIEEMKACGVLQDIEVCLNRLILHASSLLRNMDNNVAEHYNSVVCKFIGGKRINFSKRGSYQIRCEAAALSYNLGSGEYHRQIFKSIAEKSPSGHTKKFINRVKQRRINTLKIRPKTLFKKRNKLIALPDKDYGNQEADNSIQPDMEENLFEEKKKEFLEELEKNENEIKDLEISTRGQGGNPKWYQERSLRLTASNFGNICKMLEKTNCKNKVKAILYSKFRGNKHTKYGTEKEPFAIQQFEETYNLKVEMCGLFIDSECCALAASPDGLVGSRGLVEVKCPSTASAISPTEAINKKIIKFATLDENGQMHLKQNHDYFYQIQGQLHITKRDFCYFILWTPMGMLVEQIWRQDSFWNDKMIGKLKSFYYNCLLPEIIDPRYSRGLEIRNPSRK, from the exons atgggaAAACGTAAAGACGGTAAATCCAAGGTTTACTATTCGCGCCGGAAATCAAGGAAACACAAAAAGAGTTATTATCTAACTAATACCAAAAA tACTTTCCGTACTTCTGCTACTGAAAGTATGCCAATTCATAACACATCTGAAGAGGAAATAGAAGTTGAAAGACAAAG aaCATCTCCTGATACCATAACTGACTACGTTATAGAAGGAAGGAGAATCGTAGATATTCAGAagctttttaaagaaatccaGAATTTATCCAGACACCCTCCATTTAATTGCACAATTGCAGATATGAACATTTTGACGGAAAATAGAAAAGGcttaaaaagttcaattttactAAAGTGCAAAATGtgcaatttagaaaaatacctCAATCTGTTTACTCAAGATGAGTCTGAAACATCCATGGACATAAATGCCGCAGCAGCCTTAGCAACCATTTCAACGGGTATTGGATTTACTGCCGCGGAAGAATTTATGGCCATACTGGATGTCCCTTTTATGTCTCCAAATACATATCAGCAGCACCATGAGTTTGTGGGAGAAAAGATAAGGGAAACGGCTTGGAAAGCAATGGAGGAAGCCGCACAAGAAGAGAGTTTATTGGCCAAAGAATTAGGAGAAGTAGACCAATATAATCGCCCCTGTATCACTGTTGTGGCTGATGGTGCTTGGAGCAAAAGGTCTTATAATGTTAATTATGATGCTGCTTCAGGAGTT AGGACCggaaaacttttatttcttgGAATCCGAAATAAATACTGCAGCTTTTGTGCATACGCCAGTGCCAAAAACATGGAAGTCATTCCAGATCATACATGTTATAAGAACTGGTCAAATACATCCACAAGTATGGAATCCGACATAATTGTGGAAGGATTTCGAAAAAGTATTGacatgtataatattatttataaaagactTGTTGGGGATGGTGACAGTAGCGTATATAAAAAACTGATCGAGGCTCGCCCATATGGAAGTTTACATGTGGAGAAAATTGAGTGCAGGAatcatttattaagaaatttttgctCCAAATTGCGTGAAATATCTA gtaaaaaaagaagCAACAGTACAAATAATCCGGTTTCACCATACCTGCGCAAACATATTTTGAACAATATACGAAGGATGAGAACTGCTGTTGCAATGGCTGTTACTCAAAGAAATAAAGAAGATAAAAGCTTTagtattaaaatagaaaatcttactaaagatttaaaaaatataccatccCACGTATTTGGAGAGCATCTAAACTGTACAGCCATAGGATATTTTAGATGTGAGAAAAagtttggagaaaaaaattatattgaagaaATGAAGGCATGTGGGGTTTTGCAAGACATTGAAGTTTGTCTAAATAGACTCATATTGCATGCTTCCAGTTTGTTAAGAAATATGGACAATAATGTAGCTGAACATTATAACTCTGTGGTATGCAAGTTTATTGGCGGAAAGCgcatcaatttttcaaaaagaggGTCTTATCAAATACGGTGTGAAGCTGCAGCCCTATCTTATAATCTTGGAAGCGGAGAATACCacagacaaatttttaaatcaattgctGAAAAAAGTCCTTCTGgtcatacaaaaaaatttattaatagagTTAAACAAAGACGTATTAATACTCTTAAAATAAGACCAAAAAccctatttaaaaaacgaaataaattaattgcgCTTCCTGATAAAGATTATGGGAATCAGGAGGCAGATAATAGCATACAGCCAGACatggaagaaaatttatttgaagaaaaaaaaaaggaatttttagaagaactcgaaaaaaatgaaaatgagaTTAAGGATTTAGAGATTAGTACCAGAGGACAAGGAGGAAATCCAAAGTGGTATCAAGAAAGGAGTTTAAGGCTTACAGcatcaaattttggaaatatttgcaaaatgctagaaaaaacaaattgcaaaaataaagtaaaagcaaTTCTTTATTCCAAGTTTCGGGGCAATAAACACACTAAGTATGGCACCGAAAAAGAACCATTTGCTATTCAACAATTTGAGGAAACCTACAATTTAAAAGTTGAAATGTGTGGTCTTTTTATTGATTCCGAATGTTGTGCTTTGGCTGCTAGCCCTGATGGGCTAGTTGGCTCAAGAGGATTAGTAGAAGTAAAGTGCCCATCAACAGCTTCAGCAATCAGCCCTACAGAagctatcaataaaaaaataatcaagtttGCCACCCTTGATGAAAATGGACAGATGCATTTAAAACAGAACcatgattatttttatcaaatccAAGGCCAGCTTCATATCACAAAAAgagatttttgttattttattttatggacaCCTATGGGGATGCTGGTAGAACAG atttGGCGGCAGGACTCATTCTGGAATGACAAAATgataggaaaattaaaaagtttctattACAATTGTTTATTACCGGAAATTATCGACCCGCGATATAGTAGAGGACTGGAAATAAGAAATCCATCGAgaaaataa
- the LOC126743213 gene encoding uncharacterized protein LOC126743213 isoform X1 has translation MGKRKDGKSKVYYSRRKSRKHKKSYYLTNTKNTFRTSATESMPIHNTSEEEIEVERQRTSPDTITDYVIEGRRIVDIQKLFKEIQNLSRHPPFNCTIADMNILTENRKGLKSSILLKCKMCNLEKYLNLFTQDESETSMDINAAAALATISTGIGFTAAEEFMAILDVPFMSPNTYQQHHEFVGEKIRETAWKAMEEAAQEESLLAKELGEVDQYNRPCITVVADGAWSKRSYNVNYDAASGVACIIGQRTGKLLFLGIRNKYCSFCAYASAKNMEVIPDHTCYKNWSNTSTSMESDIIVEGFRKSIDMYNIIYKRLVGDGDSSVYKKLIEARPYGSLHVEKIECRNHLLRNFCSKLREISSKKRSNSTNNPVSPYLRKHILNNIRRMRTAVAMAVTQRNKEDKSFSIKIENLTKDLKNIPSHVFGEHLNCTAIGYFRCEKKFGEKNYIEEMKACGVLQDIEVCLNRLILHASSLLRNMDNNVAEHYNSVVCKFIGGKRINFSKRGSYQIRCEAAALSYNLGSGEYHRQIFKSIAEKSPSGHTKKFINRVKQRRINTLKIRPKTLFKKRNKLIALPDKDYGNQEADNSIQPDMEENLFEEKKKEFLEELEKNENEIKDLEISTRGQGGNPKWYQERSLRLTASNFGNICKMLEKTNCKNKVKAILYSKFRGNKHTKYGTEKEPFAIQQFEETYNLKVEMCGLFIDSECCALAASPDGLVGSRGLVEVKCPSTASAISPTEAINKKIIKFATLDENGQMHLKQNHDYFYQIQGQLHITKRDFCYFILWTPMGMLVEQIWRQDSFWNDKMIGKLKSFYYNCLLPEIIDPRYSRGLEIRNPSRK, from the exons atgggaAAACGTAAAGACGGTAAATCCAAGGTTTACTATTCGCGCCGGAAATCAAGGAAACACAAAAAGAGTTATTATCTAACTAATACCAAAAA tACTTTCCGTACTTCTGCTACTGAAAGTATGCCAATTCATAACACATCTGAAGAGGAAATAGAAGTTGAAAGACAAAG aaCATCTCCTGATACCATAACTGACTACGTTATAGAAGGAAGGAGAATCGTAGATATTCAGAagctttttaaagaaatccaGAATTTATCCAGACACCCTCCATTTAATTGCACAATTGCAGATATGAACATTTTGACGGAAAATAGAAAAGGcttaaaaagttcaattttactAAAGTGCAAAATGtgcaatttagaaaaatacctCAATCTGTTTACTCAAGATGAGTCTGAAACATCCATGGACATAAATGCCGCAGCAGCCTTAGCAACCATTTCAACGGGTATTGGATTTACTGCCGCGGAAGAATTTATGGCCATACTGGATGTCCCTTTTATGTCTCCAAATACATATCAGCAGCACCATGAGTTTGTGGGAGAAAAGATAAGGGAAACGGCTTGGAAAGCAATGGAGGAAGCCGCACAAGAAGAGAGTTTATTGGCCAAAGAATTAGGAGAAGTAGACCAATATAATCGCCCCTGTATCACTGTTGTGGCTGATGGTGCTTGGAGCAAAAGGTCTTATAATGTTAATTATGATGCTGCTTCAGGAGTT gcTTGTATAATTGGACAGAGGACCggaaaacttttatttcttgGAATCCGAAATAAATACTGCAGCTTTTGTGCATACGCCAGTGCCAAAAACATGGAAGTCATTCCAGATCATACATGTTATAAGAACTGGTCAAATACATCCACAAGTATGGAATCCGACATAATTGTGGAAGGATTTCGAAAAAGTATTGacatgtataatattatttataaaagactTGTTGGGGATGGTGACAGTAGCGTATATAAAAAACTGATCGAGGCTCGCCCATATGGAAGTTTACATGTGGAGAAAATTGAGTGCAGGAatcatttattaagaaatttttgctCCAAATTGCGTGAAATATCTA gtaaaaaaagaagCAACAGTACAAATAATCCGGTTTCACCATACCTGCGCAAACATATTTTGAACAATATACGAAGGATGAGAACTGCTGTTGCAATGGCTGTTACTCAAAGAAATAAAGAAGATAAAAGCTTTagtattaaaatagaaaatcttactaaagatttaaaaaatataccatccCACGTATTTGGAGAGCATCTAAACTGTACAGCCATAGGATATTTTAGATGTGAGAAAAagtttggagaaaaaaattatattgaagaaATGAAGGCATGTGGGGTTTTGCAAGACATTGAAGTTTGTCTAAATAGACTCATATTGCATGCTTCCAGTTTGTTAAGAAATATGGACAATAATGTAGCTGAACATTATAACTCTGTGGTATGCAAGTTTATTGGCGGAAAGCgcatcaatttttcaaaaagaggGTCTTATCAAATACGGTGTGAAGCTGCAGCCCTATCTTATAATCTTGGAAGCGGAGAATACCacagacaaatttttaaatcaattgctGAAAAAAGTCCTTCTGgtcatacaaaaaaatttattaatagagTTAAACAAAGACGTATTAATACTCTTAAAATAAGACCAAAAAccctatttaaaaaacgaaataaattaattgcgCTTCCTGATAAAGATTATGGGAATCAGGAGGCAGATAATAGCATACAGCCAGACatggaagaaaatttatttgaagaaaaaaaaaaggaatttttagaagaactcgaaaaaaatgaaaatgagaTTAAGGATTTAGAGATTAGTACCAGAGGACAAGGAGGAAATCCAAAGTGGTATCAAGAAAGGAGTTTAAGGCTTACAGcatcaaattttggaaatatttgcaaaatgctagaaaaaacaaattgcaaaaataaagtaaaagcaaTTCTTTATTCCAAGTTTCGGGGCAATAAACACACTAAGTATGGCACCGAAAAAGAACCATTTGCTATTCAACAATTTGAGGAAACCTACAATTTAAAAGTTGAAATGTGTGGTCTTTTTATTGATTCCGAATGTTGTGCTTTGGCTGCTAGCCCTGATGGGCTAGTTGGCTCAAGAGGATTAGTAGAAGTAAAGTGCCCATCAACAGCTTCAGCAATCAGCCCTACAGAagctatcaataaaaaaataatcaagtttGCCACCCTTGATGAAAATGGACAGATGCATTTAAAACAGAACcatgattatttttatcaaatccAAGGCCAGCTTCATATCACAAAAAgagatttttgttattttattttatggacaCCTATGGGGATGCTGGTAGAACAG atttGGCGGCAGGACTCATTCTGGAATGACAAAATgataggaaaattaaaaagtttctattACAATTGTTTATTACCGGAAATTATCGACCCGCGATATAGTAGAGGACTGGAAATAAGAAATCCATCGAgaaaataa